In Aliamphritea ceti, a single window of DNA contains:
- a CDS encoding UDP-N-acetylglucosamine transferase subunit ALG14, with translation MSKKVLAVSSGGGHWVQLMRLKKSFVGCNQVYVTVNADYKSYIDTDAVFYKINDATRWDKFSLVILVLRLFWIIALERPDITVSTGAAPGYIAIRIAKLFGSKTIWIDSIANVEKISLSGEKISKHADYCLTQWEHLQNDKFVFLGKCL, from the coding sequence ATGTCAAAAAAAGTATTAGCTGTTTCATCAGGAGGTGGGCATTGGGTTCAGCTTATGAGGTTAAAAAAATCTTTTGTAGGCTGCAATCAAGTTTATGTGACAGTTAATGCAGATTATAAATCATATATTGATACTGATGCCGTATTTTATAAAATAAATGACGCAACGAGGTGGGATAAGTTCTCTTTAGTTATTTTAGTTCTCAGATTATTTTGGATTATAGCCTTAGAAAGGCCTGATATTACAGTTTCAACTGGTGCTGCACCTGGATATATAGCAATTAGAATTGCAAAATTATTTGGCTCTAAAACTATTTGGATTGATAGTATAGCAAATGTCGAAAAGATATCTCTTTCAGGTGAAAAAATTTCAAAGCATGCAGATTATTGCTTAACCCAGTGGGAGCATTTACAAAATGATAAATTTGTCTTTTTAGGTAAGTGTTTATGA
- a CDS encoding glycosyltransferase, with amino-acid sequence MIFLTVGSQMPFDRMVSIVNEWSSLNPHIEIVAQVGNSNSSFTNLTTIKNVKPKEYDQYISRAELVIGHAGMGTVITCRDLNKPLVVMSRRGDLFETRNDHQIATTKWIKNFPYIEEFSTVEELGISINKLLDKSVEMEVKPSSNSELVSNIINIIDRV; translated from the coding sequence ATGATTTTTCTTACAGTTGGTTCGCAGATGCCATTTGATAGAATGGTATCAATAGTCAATGAATGGTCAAGTCTAAACCCCCATATCGAAATTGTTGCACAAGTTGGTAACTCGAATTCTAGCTTTACTAATTTAACTACAATTAAAAATGTCAAACCAAAAGAGTATGATCAATATATATCACGTGCAGAGTTAGTCATTGGTCATGCTGGTATGGGGACGGTGATAACATGTCGAGACCTTAATAAACCACTAGTTGTAATGTCAAGGCGAGGGGATTTATTTGAAACAAGGAATGATCATCAAATAGCAACTACTAAATGGATAAAAAATTTTCCATATATTGAGGAGTTTTCAACAGTGGAAGAACTTGGTATTTCTATTAATAAACTACTGGATAAATCAGTTGAAATGGAAGTAAAACCTTCTTCTAATAGTGAATTAGTATCTAATATAATTAATATTATTGATAGAGTATAA
- a CDS encoding serine O-acetyltransferase, with protein sequence MRFCLFRSMLSDDLYRAVGKRGFFNGLKCYITGQGFKYLFFLRICQFSKKNKLIKYTIYPFLRFYLSRLEFKLGISIPVSTIIGPGFYIGHFGAIIISSSAVIGKNCNVSQGVTIGRTSRGKRIGAPIIGDNVYLGPGSIVSGNIEIGDNVVIGAGCVVNFSIPEGSVVGSPRPVIITQNGSEGYVNNRV encoded by the coding sequence ATGAGATTTTGTTTGTTTCGTAGTATGTTGTCTGATGATCTTTATAGGGCAGTTGGTAAACGTGGTTTTTTTAATGGACTAAAGTGCTATATAACAGGTCAGGGGTTTAAATATTTATTTTTTTTGCGAATATGTCAGTTTTCAAAAAAAAATAAGCTAATTAAGTACACTATTTATCCTTTTCTTAGATTTTACTTAAGTAGGTTAGAATTTAAGTTAGGAATTTCAATACCAGTTTCTACAATTATAGGTCCTGGATTTTATATAGGCCATTTTGGGGCGATAATAATTAGTAGTAGCGCTGTTATAGGAAAAAATTGTAACGTTTCTCAAGGTGTTACAATTGGCCGAACAAGTAGAGGAAAGCGCATCGGTGCTCCTATTATTGGCGATAATGTTTATTTAGGTCCAGGAAGCATAGTTTCTGGTAATATAGAGATCGGTGACAATGTGGTCATAGGTGCTGGATGTGTTGTAAATTTTTCAATCCCAGAAGGAAGTGTTGTAGGTTCACCCAGACCAGTCATAATCACACAAAATGGTTCGGAAGGTTATGTTAACAATAGAGTCTGA
- a CDS encoding acyltransferase, producing MGYECYIITQNHKYLEEGYDGYEQKDVLIDDYSWIGHRVTILPGITIGKHAIVAAGAVVTKDVPDYGIVGGNPAKFIKSRRD from the coding sequence ATGGGTTATGAGTGTTACATAATTACCCAGAATCATAAATATTTAGAAGAAGGCTATGATGGTTATGAACAAAAAGATGTACTTATTGATGATTATTCGTGGATTGGACATCGAGTAACAATTTTACCTGGAATAACAATTGGTAAGCATGCGATTGTAGCTGCAGGAGCTGTTGTAACTAAGGATGTTCCTGACTACGGGATTGTAGGCGGAAACCCAGCTAAATTTATAAAGTCTAGAAGAGATTAA
- a CDS encoding mannose-1-phosphate guanylyltransferase/mannose-6-phosphate isomerase — MIVPVILAGGSGTRLWPLSRTAFPKQFFALSGQLTMLQQTCDRLQGMQFHKPMVICNEEHRFLVAEQMRQLGSSADILLEPAGRNTAPAIALAAQHASAKASGIDQAVLLVLAADHVIEDTAAFQAAVQRLLPEVCDGKFGTLGIVPTEPATGYGYIKPASSGSDIQQVAEFVEKPDAQTACQYIEDGYFWNSGMFMVCADRYLEELNRYRPDITQACNAAMADVSHDMDFIRVDKAAFEACPDESIDYAVMEPLCAAGDSVVMTALDAGWSDVGSWSALWEISDKDVDGNAVTGAGETVLKDTSGSYVYSQDRLVTTLGVDDLVVIDTPDALLVASKDKVQDVKSIVAEIKASGRSEHHQHRKVYRPWGKYDSIDNGERYQVKRITVNPGAKLSLQMHHHRAEHWIVVSGTAKVTNGDQTFLVGENESTFIPIGVTHSLENPGMIPLELIEVQSGSYLGEDDIVRFEDLYGRN; from the coding sequence ATGATTGTTCCGGTAATTTTAGCAGGAGGCTCGGGTACCCGATTATGGCCGTTATCCCGTACTGCTTTCCCAAAGCAATTCTTTGCACTCTCAGGTCAACTGACAATGCTTCAGCAGACTTGTGATCGTTTGCAAGGCATGCAATTTCATAAGCCAATGGTTATCTGTAATGAAGAGCATCGGTTTTTGGTGGCTGAGCAAATGCGTCAGTTGGGTTCCAGTGCTGATATTTTACTTGAGCCTGCCGGACGTAATACTGCGCCGGCGATTGCATTGGCTGCTCAGCATGCGAGTGCTAAAGCATCCGGTATTGATCAGGCTGTACTGTTAGTTTTAGCGGCTGATCATGTTATCGAAGACACTGCAGCTTTTCAGGCGGCAGTTCAACGACTATTGCCAGAAGTATGTGACGGTAAGTTTGGCACATTAGGTATTGTGCCTACTGAGCCTGCTACGGGTTACGGTTATATTAAGCCTGCAAGTTCTGGCTCGGATATACAGCAAGTCGCTGAGTTTGTTGAAAAGCCAGATGCTCAAACTGCCTGCCAGTATATTGAGGATGGTTATTTCTGGAACAGTGGTATGTTCATGGTATGTGCCGATCGGTATTTGGAAGAACTAAACCGATATCGGCCGGATATTACCCAGGCATGTAATGCTGCAATGGCTGATGTTTCCCATGACATGGATTTTATCCGGGTTGATAAGGCTGCGTTTGAGGCTTGTCCGGATGAGTCTATCGACTATGCCGTGATGGAACCTTTGTGTGCTGCTGGTGATTCAGTTGTAATGACAGCGCTTGATGCTGGTTGGAGTGATGTCGGCAGTTGGTCTGCGCTTTGGGAAATCTCTGATAAGGATGTCGATGGTAATGCGGTTACTGGCGCAGGGGAGACTGTCCTCAAAGATACTTCAGGCAGTTACGTATATTCGCAAGACCGTTTGGTAACAACGCTTGGTGTTGATGATCTTGTGGTTATTGATACCCCTGATGCTTTGCTGGTTGCCAGTAAAGATAAAGTGCAGGATGTAAAAAGCATTGTTGCTGAGATTAAAGCGTCTGGGCGCAGTGAGCACCATCAGCATCGTAAAGTGTATCGCCCTTGGGGTAAGTACGATTCCATTGATAACGGCGAACGCTATCAGGTAAAGCGTATTACGGTTAACCCAGGTGCAAAGCTGAGCTTACAGATGCATCACCACCGGGCAGAGCACTGGATTGTTGTATCCGGGACTGCAAAAGTTACGAATGGTGATCAGACATTCTTAGTTGGCGAAAATGAGTCAACCTTCATTCCTATTGGCGTTACTCACAGCCTTGAAAACCCGGGGATGATTCCATTAGAACTGATTGAGGTTCAGTCCGGGTCTTATCTCGGTGAAGATGATATCGTCAGATTTGAAGACTTATACGGGCGAAACTGA
- the galE gene encoding UDP-glucose 4-epimerase GalE, translated as MTILVTGGAGYIGSHTCIELIEAGYDVLILDNFCNSKPEVLNRIETICGPPPALVEGDVSDASLLNTVFSQNNIEAVIHFAGYKAVGESVEKPINYYQNNVAASLLLFAAMTEANCKNLVFSSSATVYGDPASLPITEDFPLSATNPYGQSKLMIENILRDISVSDDQWNTAILRYFNPVGAHKSGLIGEDPSGIPNNLMPYVAQIASGKLECLSVFGDDYPTPDGTGVRDYIHVVDLARGHLAALSKITSKESNHQCKEYNLGTGNGNSVLEIVNAFSKISKQQINYKVAPRRAGDIAECYASVTYSKEQLGWQAEHDLTDMISDHWNWQKQNPLGY; from the coding sequence ATGACAATTCTGGTTACCGGCGGCGCCGGTTACATTGGCAGCCACACCTGTATCGAACTGATCGAAGCTGGCTATGATGTACTCATCTTAGACAACTTTTGTAATTCAAAACCAGAAGTACTCAATCGTATAGAAACTATATGCGGCCCCCCCCCAGCATTGGTTGAAGGTGATGTTTCCGATGCGAGTTTACTGAATACAGTATTCAGTCAGAACAACATTGAAGCGGTTATACACTTTGCAGGGTATAAAGCGGTCGGTGAGTCTGTAGAAAAACCAATCAACTACTATCAGAACAATGTAGCTGCCTCACTGCTTCTGTTTGCAGCAATGACCGAAGCTAACTGTAAGAACCTGGTATTCAGCTCTTCTGCCACCGTCTATGGCGACCCGGCTTCCCTACCGATAACTGAAGACTTCCCACTATCAGCAACCAATCCTTATGGTCAGTCAAAGCTGATGATCGAGAACATCCTTCGGGATATCTCAGTTTCAGACGACCAGTGGAATACAGCTATCCTGCGTTACTTTAACCCCGTTGGCGCCCATAAAAGCGGCCTGATTGGTGAAGATCCAAGCGGAATACCAAATAACCTGATGCCCTATGTAGCACAGATAGCCAGTGGCAAGCTTGAGTGCCTAAGTGTTTTCGGTGATGACTACCCAACTCCAGATGGCACAGGTGTGCGCGACTACATTCACGTGGTCGACTTAGCTCGCGGACACCTTGCTGCGTTGTCGAAGATAACGAGTAAAGAAAGCAATCATCAATGCAAAGAATATAATCTGGGTACGGGTAACGGAAATTCAGTACTTGAAATTGTGAATGCGTTTTCAAAAATATCAAAACAGCAAATCAATTACAAAGTCGCTCCAAGAAGAGCCGGAGACATTGCAGAGTGCTACGCTTCTGTTACTTACAGCAAAGAGCAACTAGGCTGGCAAGCTGAGCATGATCTAACAGATATGATCAGTGACCACTGGAACTGGCAAAAGCAGAATCCACTAGGCTATTAA
- the rfbB gene encoding dTDP-glucose 4,6-dehydratase, giving the protein MRRIIVTGGAGFIGSAVIRYLIKSTDNFVANVDKLTYAGNLDSLNEISDSQKYQFFGVDICDKAALEKVFDEFKPTDVMHLAAESHVDRSIDGPAAFIHTNVVGTCVLLEVAREYWSVLDRQKKDAFRFHHVSTDEVYGDLEGTEDLFTEETPYAPSSPYSASKASSDHLVRAWGRTYGFPILLTNCSNNYGPYHFPEKLIPHVILNALSGKALPVYGDGKQVRDWLYVEDHARALVTVLMNGKLGETYNIGGHNEKQNIEIVETICELLEEMVPGKPEGINQYRDLIEFVNDRPGHDVRYAIDASKIAEQLGWLPEETFETGIRKTVCWYLENSWWWEKVLNGDYRLDRLGSV; this is encoded by the coding sequence ATGCGTCGTATTATCGTAACCGGTGGGGCTGGCTTTATAGGCTCGGCAGTTATTCGATATTTAATCAAATCTACAGACAACTTTGTGGCTAATGTTGATAAACTTACATATGCAGGTAATTTGGATTCATTAAATGAGATTAGTGACTCGCAAAAGTATCAGTTTTTTGGTGTAGATATCTGTGATAAAGCAGCACTGGAAAAAGTTTTTGATGAGTTTAAACCGACTGATGTCATGCATTTAGCTGCTGAAAGCCATGTTGACCGCTCTATTGATGGGCCTGCGGCATTTATTCATACCAATGTTGTAGGTACTTGCGTGTTGTTAGAGGTCGCACGTGAGTATTGGTCAGTACTGGATAGGCAAAAAAAAGACGCGTTTCGATTTCATCATGTGTCTACGGATGAAGTCTATGGTGACCTTGAAGGTACTGAAGACCTATTTACTGAAGAAACACCTTATGCGCCCAGCAGCCCATATTCGGCCAGTAAAGCAAGTTCAGATCATTTAGTAAGAGCGTGGGGGCGGACTTATGGCTTTCCGATTCTTTTGACAAATTGTTCAAATAATTACGGTCCTTATCATTTCCCTGAAAAATTGATTCCTCATGTAATTCTAAATGCGTTAAGTGGTAAGGCTTTACCTGTATATGGCGATGGCAAGCAAGTACGGGACTGGTTGTATGTTGAAGATCATGCAAGGGCACTTGTAACAGTCTTGATGAACGGAAAGCTTGGTGAAACTTATAACATCGGTGGTCATAATGAAAAGCAGAACATAGAAATTGTAGAGACAATTTGTGAATTGCTTGAGGAAATGGTGCCTGGTAAACCAGAGGGCATCAATCAGTATAGAGACTTAATAGAGTTCGTTAATGATCGTCCTGGTCATGATGTACGTTATGCGATTGACGCTTCTAAAATAGCTGAACAGCTAGGTTGGCTCCCGGAAGAAACTTTTGAAACTGGTATCAGGAAAACAGTTTGTTGGTACCTGGAAAATAGTTGGTGGTGGGAAAAAGTTCTTAACGGTGATTATCGTCTTGATCGTTTAGGCAGTGTTTAA
- the rfbA gene encoding glucose-1-phosphate thymidylyltransferase RfbA, whose protein sequence is MTKYKGIILAGGSGSRLHPITLGTSKQLLPIYDKPMIYYPISVLMLSGIREILIISTPEDMPGFKRLLGDGSQFGVDFSYEVQPTPDGLAQAFLIGEKFINEDHVALVLGDNIFYGQHFSDKLKSAVTRENGATVFGYHVSDPERFGVVEFCDDGKALSIEEKPLSPKSNYAVTGLYFYDNDVIEIAKSIKPSLRGELEITDVNNAYLNRGDLNVEMLGRGFAWLDTGTHDSLIDASMFVQTVEKRQGFKIACLEEISYQNGWIDESRLAMQAEKLAKTNYGQYLFSLIGNGK, encoded by the coding sequence ATGACTAAGTACAAAGGTATTATTTTAGCCGGTGGTTCAGGTTCTCGTTTGCACCCCATCACTTTAGGTACATCAAAACAACTGTTACCTATTTATGATAAACCGATGATCTATTATCCAATTTCGGTTTTGATGTTGTCTGGTATTCGTGAAATTTTAATAATTTCAACGCCTGAGGACATGCCTGGTTTTAAACGTTTGCTTGGTGACGGTAGCCAGTTTGGTGTTGATTTTAGTTATGAAGTTCAGCCTACACCTGATGGGCTTGCTCAGGCATTCCTGATTGGTGAAAAGTTCATTAATGAAGATCATGTTGCTCTTGTTCTTGGAGATAACATTTTTTATGGTCAGCACTTTAGCGATAAGCTTAAATCCGCGGTTACCAGAGAAAATGGTGCAACTGTATTTGGTTATCATGTAAGTGATCCGGAGCGGTTTGGTGTAGTTGAGTTTTGTGATGATGGCAAAGCTCTGAGTATTGAGGAGAAGCCTCTAAGCCCTAAATCAAATTATGCAGTTACTGGTTTGTATTTTTATGACAATGATGTCATTGAAATTGCTAAATCTATTAAACCTTCTTTACGTGGTGAGTTAGAGATTACAGATGTTAATAACGCTTATTTAAATCGCGGGGATCTTAATGTCGAGATGCTTGGTCGCGGCTTTGCCTGGCTAGATACTGGAACACATGACTCATTGATTGATGCAAGTATGTTTGTTCAGACTGTTGAAAAGAGACAAGGCTTTAAAATTGCCTGTCTAGAAGAAATATCTTATCAGAATGGCTGGATAGACGAATCACGGCTGGCTATGCAAGCAGAAAAGCTAGCTAAAACGAACTATGGTCAATACCTATTTTCACTGATTGGGAACGGAAAATAA
- the rfbC gene encoding dTDP-4-dehydrorhamnose 3,5-epimerase, with product MNVLKTSIQDAVIIEPKVFGDDRGFFLETFRENRYAELIGSELSFVQDNHSRSSKGVLRGLHFQHKRPQGKLVRVVRGEVFDVAVDIRRDSPTYGQWEGVILTEDNKRQFWVPPGLAHGFLVLSDVADFEYKCTDYYDPLDEGCLSWDDPTVGVEWPVVDQPLLSSKDLLGKRLADL from the coding sequence ATGAACGTTTTAAAAACGTCTATACAAGATGCAGTGATTATAGAACCAAAGGTTTTTGGTGATGACCGTGGTTTTTTTTTGGAGACGTTTCGAGAAAATCGATATGCAGAGTTAATTGGTTCAGAACTTAGTTTTGTTCAGGATAATCATTCTAGGTCCAGTAAGGGGGTTTTGCGTGGTTTGCATTTTCAGCACAAGAGACCGCAGGGCAAGTTAGTTAGAGTTGTTCGTGGTGAAGTGTTTGATGTTGCTGTTGATATTCGCCGAGATTCACCAACCTATGGACAGTGGGAAGGTGTGATTTTAACAGAAGATAATAAGCGTCAGTTCTGGGTTCCTCCTGGATTGGCGCATGGTTTTTTAGTGTTGTCTGATGTCGCAGATTTTGAGTACAAATGCACAGATTACTATGATCCGCTAGATGAAGGTTGTTTATCTTGGGATGATCCTACTGTAGGTGTTGAATGGCCTGTTGTAGATCAACCGTTACTTTCATCGAAGGACCTTCTAGGTAAGCGGCTAGCTGACCTATGA
- the rfbD gene encoding dTDP-4-dehydrorhamnose reductase produces MSTDKWLITGANGQLGSCAQDLFKAKGIKFVALSSSELDVTDRLQVMSQLDQIKPTVVLNAAAFTAVDKAEAEQEVATAVNVEGPGLLAEWCDINNAVLIHISTDYVFDGVSSSAYKESDSTAPMSVYGVTKLQGELLLAEKLERFLILRTSWVFSEYGNNFVKTMLRLGRDRDQLRVVNDQFGCPTYAGDIAEAAYILHLAAKQNDEGWGIYHYCGDVAVSWWEFARQIFNTAVAEGKQSVSPILNGIPTSEYPTPAVRPLFSVLDCAKAEALSVELSDWKERLRIVIPKL; encoded by the coding sequence ATGAGTACTGATAAGTGGCTAATTACGGGGGCTAATGGGCAGCTTGGTAGCTGTGCGCAAGATTTATTCAAAGCGAAGGGGATTAAATTTGTAGCTCTGAGCTCTTCCGAACTAGATGTAACTGACAGATTGCAAGTGATGTCGCAGTTAGATCAGATTAAACCCACTGTAGTGCTGAATGCAGCAGCTTTTACTGCCGTTGATAAGGCTGAGGCAGAGCAGGAAGTCGCTACTGCTGTAAACGTCGAAGGACCAGGCTTGTTGGCAGAATGGTGTGATATTAATAATGCTGTGTTGATTCATATATCGACAGATTATGTTTTCGATGGTGTTTCGTCTTCTGCTTATAAAGAATCCGATAGTACAGCCCCAATGAGTGTATATGGCGTTACAAAACTTCAAGGCGAATTACTACTGGCAGAAAAACTAGAACGGTTTCTTATATTAAGAACCTCATGGGTTTTTAGCGAGTATGGTAATAACTTTGTTAAAACTATGTTGCGCTTAGGTCGTGATAGAGATCAATTGAGAGTTGTAAATGATCAGTTTGGATGCCCCACATATGCCGGTGATATTGCTGAAGCAGCCTATATTTTGCATTTGGCTGCTAAGCAAAATGATGAAGGGTGGGGTATTTACCATTATTGTGGAGATGTTGCTGTCAGCTGGTGGGAATTTGCGCGTCAAATTTTTAATACAGCAGTTGCTGAAGGTAAACAGTCGGTATCTCCAATCTTAAACGGTATACCGACATCGGAATATCCAACACCTGCTGTTAGGCCTCTTTTTTCGGTACTTGATTGCGCTAAAGCTGAAGCGTTATCAGTAGAGTTGTCTGATTGGAAAGAGCGCTTACGGATTGTGATTCCTAAGCTCTAA
- a CDS encoding LysR substrate-binding domain-containing protein translates to MRITPLPPLNSLVVFESSARHLSFTRAADELNVTQGAVSRQIRHLEDYLGRKLFIRDKRSLTLTNTGAEYYDSIQQSLLLVAGATGNILQWQGDQQVTVVTTHAMASFWLLPRFNAFQELHPDIDVRILAVDSLKDIRHNEFDIALFFCHETPADLNATPLFAENVFPVCSPGYLEKNPHIQATEDMLKGTLLTLEVGEEWLSWQAWFRACNIEYKADAGPRMNINNYLLVIQSALNGQGLALGWENLVDDYLASGLLIKPVSSSVETTSQFLMLEPEQTARPKQGAEYFRKWLLSLI, encoded by the coding sequence ATGCGTATTACTCCCCTGCCACCGCTCAACAGCCTGGTTGTATTTGAGTCTTCTGCCCGCCACCTGAGCTTCACGCGGGCCGCCGATGAACTCAACGTTACCCAGGGCGCCGTCAGCCGTCAGATTCGTCACCTAGAAGACTATCTCGGCCGTAAGTTGTTTATCCGCGATAAACGCAGCCTGACTCTGACGAATACAGGCGCTGAATATTACGACAGTATCCAACAATCTCTGTTACTGGTTGCAGGTGCCACCGGTAACATTCTGCAATGGCAGGGTGATCAGCAGGTAACGGTAGTAACGACCCATGCTATGGCGTCCTTCTGGTTACTGCCCCGCTTCAACGCCTTTCAGGAGTTACATCCGGACATAGATGTACGCATACTGGCGGTCGACTCCCTGAAAGACATCCGCCACAATGAATTCGATATCGCGCTGTTCTTCTGCCACGAAACGCCGGCAGACCTGAACGCAACACCATTATTTGCCGAAAACGTATTCCCGGTATGCAGCCCCGGCTATCTTGAAAAGAACCCGCATATCCAGGCAACTGAAGACATGCTAAAAGGCACACTACTAACACTGGAAGTGGGTGAAGAATGGCTCAGCTGGCAAGCATGGTTCCGCGCCTGCAATATTGAATACAAAGCTGACGCTGGCCCACGGATGAACATCAATAACTACCTACTGGTAATACAATCCGCGCTCAATGGTCAGGGCCTGGCACTTGGGTGGGAAAATTTGGTAGATGATTATCTGGCCAGCGGCCTGCTGATTAAACCGGTTAGCAGCAGTGTAGAAACCACCTCCCAGTTTTTAATGCTTGAACCTGAGCAGACAGCTCGGCCAAAACAAGGTGCTGAGTATTTCAGGAAATGGCTTCTTTCACTAATTTAG
- a CDS encoding aromatic ring-hydroxylating oxygenase subunit alpha, which yields MTDSMLKIPLATLDAVHKPIADASGMPNAVYDDPAMFEYERDNVLGKTWAGLAFGSELPKKGFAKPVDFMGLPLAIMRNRDGEINVFHNVCSHRGMILLREETEVEGMVRCPYHSWTYDLNGNLKGTPHIGGVGVHKAEGFVCEKHGLRKVRSAMWNDIIFINLSGEGIAFEDYISPLVQRWEEFTGKGGFDKVSVAPTGSAMELTVMANWKLAVENYCEAYHLPWVHPSLNTYSPLDQHYNLIVNDDMSGQGSYTYNLSDVAGTSLPQFTDWPQDKIRQAEYISLYPNVLLGVQADHVFSIILQPKANNETLEKLQLAYVGDEACGDKYAACRSSVLESWKVVFGEDVFAVEGMQNGRKSPAFQGGVFSPVLDGPTHHFHQWVANRYAESMA from the coding sequence ATGACTGATTCAATGCTGAAAATCCCTCTGGCTACTCTGGACGCCGTCCATAAACCTATTGCTGATGCGAGCGGCATGCCTAACGCGGTTTATGATGACCCCGCTATGTTTGAATACGAGCGCGATAATGTTCTGGGTAAAACCTGGGCGGGCTTGGCATTCGGTAGCGAATTGCCTAAAAAAGGCTTCGCAAAGCCGGTCGATTTTATGGGCCTGCCACTGGCGATCATGCGTAACCGTGATGGCGAAATTAACGTATTTCATAACGTCTGTAGCCACCGCGGCATGATTCTGCTGCGTGAAGAAACTGAAGTAGAAGGTATGGTGCGTTGCCCGTATCACTCCTGGACCTATGATCTGAACGGTAACCTTAAGGGCACGCCACACATTGGCGGTGTTGGTGTACATAAGGCGGAAGGCTTTGTGTGTGAGAAGCACGGCTTACGTAAGGTCCGTTCGGCCATGTGGAACGACATCATATTTATTAATCTGTCCGGTGAAGGCATTGCTTTTGAAGACTACATTTCGCCACTGGTACAGCGCTGGGAAGAGTTCACCGGCAAGGGCGGTTTTGACAAGGTAAGTGTTGCGCCAACGGGCAGTGCTATGGAGCTGACTGTAATGGCGAACTGGAAGCTGGCGGTAGAGAACTACTGCGAGGCTTATCATCTACCATGGGTTCACCCAAGCCTGAATACGTATTCGCCGCTGGATCAGCATTACAACCTGATTGTAAATGACGACATGTCTGGCCAGGGCAGTTACACCTATAACCTGTCTGATGTTGCTGGCACAAGCTTGCCGCAGTTTACTGACTGGCCACAGGATAAGATCCGTCAGGCTGAGTATATTTCCTTGTACCCGAACGTACTGTTAGGCGTACAGGCTGATCACGTGTTCTCAATTATTCTTCAGCCAAAGGCAAACAACGAGACTTTGGAGAAACTGCAGCTAGCCTATGTGGGCGATGAAGCTTGTGGCGATAAGTACGCTGCTTGCCGTTCATCCGTGCTGGAAAGCTGGAAGGTTGTATTTGGGGAAGACGTATTTGCTGTAGAAGGTATGCAGAATGGTCGTAAGTCTCCGGCATTCCAGGGCGGCGTATTTTCACCAGTATTAGACGGACCAACGCATCATTTCCATCAGTGGGTCGCTAACCGTTATGCTGAGTCTATGGCGTAA